A single region of the Capra hircus breed San Clemente chromosome 14, ASM170441v1, whole genome shotgun sequence genome encodes:
- the PKIA gene encoding cAMP-dependent protein kinase inhibitor alpha, whose translation MTDVETTYADFIASGRTGRRNAIHDILVSSASGNSNELALKLAGLDINKTEGEEDAQRNSTEQSGEAQGEAAKSES comes from the exons ATGACTGATGTGGAAACTACATATGCAGATTTTATTGCTTCAGGAAGAACGGGTAGAAGAAATGCAATACATGATATCCTGGTTTCCTCTGCAAGTGGCAACAGCAATGAATTAGCCTTGAAATTAGCAGGTCTTGATATCAACAAGACAG AAGGGGAAGAAGATGCACAGCGAAATTCAACAGAACAAAGTGGGGAAGCCCAGGGAGAAGCAGCAAAATCTGAAAGTTAA